DNA from Eucalyptus grandis isolate ANBG69807.140 chromosome 5, ASM1654582v1, whole genome shotgun sequence:
tCATTATTCCCATGGAACATACACAAGAAAACTTTGCACTTCTTAACATTGTCATTTGAAATTGCCATATGAGTTTATTTCCTTTAACATGAAAAGCATGATTACTCCAGTCCCTATTCTGATAACTTTGTGCTTGCCTCAACCACTATGCAACATGGCACCAGAGATAATATTGTTTCCATAAATACATTCAACCAACTCCAATCTTTTTACCCATTAACATCttagaaaatttcacaaaacattTATCATTTAGTTTTTGACTTTTCAGAAATATACTTCATCACCGGGTAGAGCAGCTTGGTAGCTCGCAAGGCTCATAACCTTGAGGTCACAGCTTCAAATCCCATCTCCGCaacatttttgtgataaaaaaaatgggtttgGCTCTGTTAACGATCAACTAGTAATTACTTTTTTGGGGATAGAGGGACTTGAACCCTCATGAGCATACAGCATATGATGGAATGAAAAGCCATGATCTTCTTTTTATAAGCTTGACGACTCACCAAAATAAGGAACTCTTGCAATGGTTTCCAGTACAAAGAACCTTGCATAGTGCCGTTCACTGTACAGAGCATCCAGAATCTTAATCACCGAGTCCTGGAAAAGGTTATGAGCTACAAATATTAGTATAACATCCGtgaaatgaaaaatcacaatgCCTTCAATCCCTAAAGTACTAATTAAGGCATGATGCCAGTTGATATAACTACAAGACCGAAAATTCCATTTATATCTTCTCCTTCTAACAATGGAAACCTTTTTGTTTACCACCAAAGCTAACTATTTCTGATCGATAGTGCATCATATCAATTTGCTCCCTCGTCTACAGAGGAGGATGGGGCCCTTACTGTGAGAAAGATGTTGACAGATTGCTCGACCTTAATAGTCCATCTTTCTAGGTCACTGGTGGAAGAACCCTCAGATGCTCCATCACTGCTTCTACTCCTCTCCTTATCAAAGATGCTCTTTGATTCAAATGACTCCTCAACAACTACTTTTTCCTCATTGTCTTGCAAAAGCGCCGATCTTACAGTACAGCATTTTCTAGGGAatcatgagaaaaatatataagaaatctctcagatgaagaaaaagaatcaatcaTCTATCTAAAACTAACCCTAATAACTGTAAATACAGGTGATAGTGTAGGCGCATTTGGCATGCCATGATGATTGATTTTTTGCCACAAGCTCCACCAGGCGTTCAGTGGAGCAACCTCGTCGTGTACCAACAAAATGCTAGGCCACTTTATACATAATCGGTTTGGCGTCCACAATAACGATCATGATGATATATGTCTGTATGCTTTAGCATTTGGCAATGCAACATTGTCATGTGCTAATGCATGCTTTTCCTTGCCATGATGAACATTTCTTTTTCGGTATGCTTGGCCTAGCATCCACCGTGCAAATTGACAAACGTGGTTATTTCCTCTGTCACTGGACACCATACATGTAGAAAACAATGCCTAGTATCATTACTCTGTGGTATTCGATGCCTCAGTACAGAGGAGCTACTTAGAGAATATTTAGCACTTCTTCGGCTTAAATTAGATCCTCAGCACTGTTAACATAGTCTACTGGATCGTCCAATCCACATgcttccaaaaaattggaaatcaaaAGCTAAGAGAAAAGACCACTCAATTATCTTGCATGGTCAGATTCACCAGTATAAAGTTTTTGCAACACACTGCTATTGTGATAACAAATTCAATTGTATAAGCCGCACAGAATTACACGGCCACAAATTGGCAAAACCCTTCGCTAATTCGGATGAGAGATCATATGGGCAATTTCACACACGAAGGTGTCAAAATGCTTGATTACCCCCACAAGCGTTCAAGCTGTCAAGAAACCATCTTCAATGCCTAAAGATCAGAACccaaacaagaaaaaagcaGGAATTCCCTCATAGCCATTCCACATTCCAGGCGCATAGTCAAAACCAACAGCCAAAGAAGGACATTCAGACTCAGATCAATCTTTGAGGTGATTTCAAAGAAGCCCCACCACAAACATAAAaacgcaaaaaagaaaagaaagaaaacgacGAAAACCCACATGAATCGCTCCCATCCTCTTCTCATCACGAACGAGGAACATACAGAAGGAGCAAAAACAATCGCAGCAGGAGGACAACACAAAGGCCGCACGAAGCTGATCCTCCTCCCCGAAGGGCGATCAACGGAGATGAGAGCGGATTACCTCGGAACCAGCGCGCGCCGGGAGAGGATTGAAATTCGAAGGAGCCCGCGCGCCGAGCGGCGGGGGATTCCGGCGGGCCCGCGTCCTCAGCGACGACGCCGGCGCGGCGAACACCGACGAGGAGAGAGCCGATGCCATGAGTCCCTCTCTCAGCTCTGCGAGTCGGCGATTGGTCCGAACGAAGCACGAACGAAAAAGCGGAACGGGACTTGTCGTCGTTGTTTAGGCTCATATTCCCTACGTGTCGTGGCCTGCCCACCGTTTGATATTTCGAGAAGAAGGCGGCGATTTTGGATGCTTGTTTTGTACTTTTCTTCTTTCGCGTACCATGAAAGAAGGCTACACGAAGTTGTTAATAACCCGTGGTCCAGGCTTGACCACCGAGCCGGGCACGCACCGGCCCGGTGGCGATGGGCCAGGCGGAAATGTGGGTGCGCTCGGCACGACCCATTGGGTGTCGGGCCCATGCCTAGGTCTCCAGCTCGATTAGGCGAGAGCCCTCATGTGGGACGAGGAAGAAATTCTTGAGAAAATACTAAGCTTATTATAACTATGTCAATTGAATTACAAAcctttaatttgattaattcagtcataaatttatagATAATTTACCAAGGTAGTCCAACTGACCAACGCCGGAAATTGTTGATATAACATTGACGTAAAAAATTAAGATGTAATTTTATTGCAAAAAGGGCAAAAATGGCTATTTGCAAACATGATTTGTTATTGCAAGGGTTAGACTCCAGCCGAACAAACCCAAGGAGTGAAATTCACATCTGGTTGTGAAGCCAAAGTTAGAGCTAACCAGTAGTATTAATTAATCCGTGCTATATTGATTCTCCagtgttgcatttttttctAAGACAACTCACTTGTACATCTCAACAATTTCCCCTCACATTTGACTTGACGTTAATGTTGCATCTACTCCATTTAATTCAAGTATTATTTTACATCAACACATCTCAACTTTATTCCTTTTGAGGATTGCAGGAACGACAACAGCACTTTTATCCCTAGTCTCTTTGTCAAGACCAAACCCTAAAGACTATGATTGATTGCATTACTACATGACAATGCTCACCTTCACTCAAGTCTCCTTCACCAAACCGAATCACAAAAGTTGCCCAAAAACCACTTTGATCATGAGATACATTCCTTAACATCTTCACCAAAACGTCAATATGTATTAGAAGTGAACCATCAATTGACAATcgactttgataccatttgttgAGAACACATGATAAAAGTTTGATACATTCATATAGGAAATTGCCAAGAGATAATCCAAATATAAATCTTTCAATATATCAAATTAGATTCACTTTCAACCACTAAGATTTGTCCAAGTGACCAAGGAAGATAAAAGGTTCGAATCACCACCTTTGAGAACGATTTAATTTCATATGTGAATTTTAACTCTTATGCCTTATAATGAGTCGTAGCAAAAGTTTGAAAGTGAAAGTGAAAGTAGAAATACATAGGACCGATCAAAAAATTAGACTCCCTTTCAATTAATGAGTTATAAGTTAATTATAATTGAGATATATTAATTACCGTAAAACAAAACACATTAattatccaaaataaaaaatttcctaatataATTCATACGTGTGTTTCAATGTCTAGTCGATACGAGGTGGGTTCCAACTCAGAGTCCAGAAGCTTACCTGCAGCTATAGAACGACGAGATTGAGAAAAGACCTAAGCTCTACAACATGAACACGCTTCATCAAATCGAACAAGACAAAAGCTCTTAATAGAAAACTCGTCGTCCACTGCCACCTGCGGCGGAATCTGTGGACACAAAACCTTGATCGTCGGGCCTTCTATTTTACTTCACCATCGTTTGGACAAGTGTCACGCCTCGAGTTGACCGCCAGGGAAGCAGTTTAGTGGGCGAATTAGCCCGactattttcaactttttcgtCATAATTTGTCAGACATCAAATTACACTTGTcctaataatttttcattacGGCGAAAACGCACACATGCTCGGACCGGCGTGAATCAAGGACCTACCATGTTCCTCCTTCATGCCTACTCCATCGCCATCGAGTGGTCACCATTTGTGGCAGTCATTTCGCAACTTTTCGCGTTGAGATTTCCCTTACCTCGAACTGATCAAAGTTATAACTTTTGATAGCTCATGTGGACCATTGAGGTGGATTTCTTTAAAGAGTTTCTCtgcaaaatatcaaaattaaggCATCATTTCAAATGTTATACGATCTATATTCCAATCACATCTTCAAGATTGATGTGACTTGCATCGATGcaacaagaaaatattgttatcATATGATAAGGCATATAGAATTTATATTAGAGATACAAATTCCATTTAGGTTCCATACAAGTTCTAGGGCTATCCATCAAAACAAGTTCCCTAATTATTTAATCTATAATTTATCATGTTACATGTTTAAGAGTTGGTTTCATGGTTTACCAAGTTCTATATGTAGTGTTAATTAAATGATTGCAATAAATTATCATACTTATTTATGAATCATTGATCATAAGTCATATTTACATAtaccaaaaattatgaaatattaacaaagtaattATCAGTTATAAATATCCTCGCAAATGAAAACTCAAAATAGTTTCAAATTACACACATCATTAAATGCCGTAAAATGTTATAAGATTGTACgaaaacatagaaaaaaagcacaaaaatcTTATTTCGCTAGAACTTGAAATCTATATATCAAAACGAGTTTCCCAATTTTTGAAACTGGAATCTACCTTATAtatctaaaagaaaatctagaatCAAGAACCAGTGcaattctcaaattttcaattctacGCTGGAGCCGTGCCTTGTCGTGAGGGGGACGTTAAAAAACTCCTTTCAGACGCTGGAAGACATCTCATTCAAATGACGAGCAATAAAGTCTGCAATGGCAACAGCTATCTTCGATGTTGCCTCAGCTCCCCTTCCGACAGCGACTCCAGCAACTCACCCACCGTCCGTTTAACCCCGTAGCTTTCGAATATGAAAGCAAAAACCCAATAAACAAATGCAGACTTCacggaagagaaagagagagagatcgctTTATGTATGAGCAAACGACAAGTGGCAATCACAGGCTTGGATCGCCTCTTCAGCTCTAGCTTTTACCTGCTTCACATGGATCACCACCCCCGCCACCCTCCTCCTCTGATCCGGCTCTAAATGATTTCAGTCCATCGTCGTCTCAGCATCACGGACATCCTCGGATCGACCATAGGCCAAGAACCCTCCATTCCACCACTCTCATGAAGTCTTCCCCACCATGGAAGATGAAGCAAGAGCGTTCGTGCTGCGGAGGAAGCCCATCTCCAGCTACCTGTCGTCGCCGGTGCTGCCGTCCGAGCCCGTCGAGCTGAACAGCTTCACGTCCTGCTTCAAGTGGGTGTGCGTCGACCAGTCCAGCCTGTGGCTGACCGGGCTGTCCTGGTccgtcttcttcctcttcgccgtcgccgtcccgTTGGCCTCGCATTTCTTGCTCCAGTGCTCGAGCTGCGACGCCAACCTCCAGCGGCCTTACCACATACCGGTGCAGATATCGCTCTCCGTGTTCGCCGCGATATCTTTCGTCTGCCTGTCGCGGTGGTCCCGTAAGTACGGGATCAGGAAGTTCTTGTTTCTAGATAAGTTGTGCGACTCGAGCGATAATGTTCGTCGCGGATACTCGCAGCAGCTTCAGGTACGTTCGGTTTCGACTTTGATTGCCGTTCTGTTCTTGATGATCCAGCAGTTTTAATTGATTGGCAATTCATCATCAAAGTCAGAGAATTTTTAAGTGTTCTGTTGCATGCATTCATATTGCTGATCTAGGAATTGCAGTAAGCTAATGTAAACTCTGAATTAATGACTGAACAAGCTTCAATGATGCTAATAAGAGGCGCAATTTGGATATAGTTGAGCATTCTTGATGTTTGCAGAGATCAGTCAAGCTGTGGACTTGGTTCGTTCTCCCGTGTTTTGCTGTCGAGACGGCATACAAGCTCTGGTGGTTCATCGACGGATCCACCAACATTCCTTACTATGGGAATCTCTACGTGAGCGACACGATCCTCTGTGCGTTGGAGCTGCTTTCGTGGCTCTACCGGACCTCGATGTTCATCCTCGTGTGCGTCCTCTACCGGCCTGATTTGCTACCTGCACATCCTCAGACTGGAGGACTTTGCGCATGTCTTCGAGAAGGAAACTGAGGTGGTGTCGATCTTGAAGGAGCATCTCCGGTTCAGGAGGACTCTCAGGATCATAAGCCACCGCTTCCGATCATTCCTTCTCTTGTGTCTCATATTGGTCACGGCGAGCCAGTTCACTTTCGTGCTCTTGCTCACCCGTTCCGGCGCTAATGCCAATATCTTCAAAGCCGGGGAGCTTTCAGtaatctctctttctcaccAAAACGCCGATTTTGTCTTTGATTTGGGACTAAGTACCAGTCTGTTGACAGCACAACATTGTTATTTTCTGTGTCACAGCTATGTTCCGTCAGCCTGCTCACGGGCCTCTTCATATGCCTGCGAAGCGCGACGAAGGTCTCGCACAAAGCCCAGTCCATCACCGGACTTGCAGCGAAGTGGCACATCTGTGCTACGATTAACTCATTTGACGATAACGATGGTGAGACGCCCAGAATTGAGGTCGCTTCCACCCATGTTTTCCCCGCAGATGCAGAGTGGGagtccgaagaagaagaagaaggagacggTGACGATGATCTCAacaatgccaaaataatgccaATTTACGCACACACCATCTCGTTCCACAAGAGGCAAGCTTTAGGTGAGAAGGAAAACTAtggaagagatttttttttctttactccTAGTCTAATTCATAAGAATAGCCATAATGAAGTTGAGTGACATTATTTGCAGTGACATACCTAGAGCACAACAAAGCAGGAATTACAGTTTATGGCTTTATGCTGGACAGGACTTATCTTCACACCATATTCGGGATTGAATTCGCTCTTTTCCTATGGCTGCTGAACAAGACGATCGGAATTTCGTAATCTCGCCGGAAAACAAAGGAGTCGGAGAATGTTACAGTCGCACTCAATCCACGTTCTGTATTTCGGTCAGGTCTGGGATGTGTAGTGTACACTGTACAGGGTCATGAGAGTTCTTATGAATGCACTGTTTCTGTAGAAGGTAAAGTCAATTCTCTTTCGCACCACAACACTCGTTGggtaatgcaatttgaagaaaaaggCATAATGCCATTCTGCGTAAAGTTACTTCTCTTTCCATATATAACTTATTTTGATATGTATAGCGCATTATTAGACTCACTAGCCGACTCCGGTTGTTCTCGGGTTCAAGAGTTGGCTCAGGAAGAGATTTCATCAATCTGTATGAAGAAAGTCCACCTGTATGTAGATTGATGATCTGTCTGCGTTGACTTCCATTGTGATCAGATTCATGGGTAGGGCCAACATAAGTAGGACCACTCTCCAAGGTCACAAGACTCATGGTGGATTAACACTTTCCTTGAACTTCATGTGAACTTCCTCTTTAGCACAGGACCTGTGTGTATAGCTAAAGAAAATGAGTCACAGGGTAGCTCTGAGACTTCAATTTGAAGTGAAAGTTACTGATAATCTGCAGTCATGAGAACCGAATGACAGTGATCAAAGCACTGAACATCCCACATGTCATCCGATGAACAAATTGAAACAGACATGACTATGTTCCGGCTTTAGCATCATTCACGGGTGTATTTTGGGTCACAGAACTTGCTTTGCTCTTGAAATACCTGTGGTATTTGGCGCTGCCAAATGGAATAACAGAAAAGGAATACAAGTATCTTCTAACCATGCTCATTGGATCTAAATAATTATGTGTTGGTTGTACCTGAAGAATCAGATTCATGAAAAGCATCATTCTAGCTGCTTGAATCGTCATGGAGCTTAGATAACATCAGTTGCTTAAAGAACATTCACGAAAAGTCTCTCGGACATGACAAAAACAAAGGCAAAGCAGACAAAGAGGGGACACATTGCTAATGCCACATTATTTACTAATGGAGTCACCTGGGAAGGCCTCCATAAACAAATGGACCAAATGCTTTGCATCACATCGGGACTGCAcaaattgattcgaagattgtTAGACCAACCAGTACCATTCGCCACACCATGGAAGATAAAAGAACTGTAGAAAAGAGAATATGGAGCAAACAAAAATCAGCATTCAGACTACAAATAGTAGTTACTGTCCAATAAGTCATGaagcatttttctttactatttCCTCTTCTTCGATTAAGACTCCAGCTATCTATTGAGAATTCGACAGAAACAGACAGACAAAACCTTCATTTGCTGTCtttaatagtattttttttttttttttttttgcccatttTGGCTTGTTACTGTCTTTACTGGTTATACAAGAACAAGAAGGCATGTAAATGGAAATGCACTATGGTTAACCTGATGTCACAAGGAATATGCAATTTGGGGACAAGGACATCATCAGTGGGGCTTCTGGAAAGGTTTGGCTCCTAGAAACATTGGAAACATCAAAGAATTCATTGTCTGATATAGACAAAGTTGAATCTAGTCCAGAACATCTAAATTCCATTCTCATAAAGAGTGTACCTTCCCTGAGGAAGTCAGGAACCACAGACGACTTCCACCATGTCTGTAAGTACTCTCAAGTCAATCGGCATCTTTTTTTTCCAGTGTTCTGAGATCAGATATTAGActgtttctttgttctttcattcAAAAACTGTCCTAGCAATGCAAAGTGTACGGTCCTCTTACCATTATCGTTCTGCATCTGTCTGTTATTTCCCTGAATTAGATCTGCCATGTTGATTCTGATTTCTTCTGCCTGTATTGCTCACTGAGTAGCCAGATGATCATAACATTGTGGTCATTTAGAGCCAGTTCAAGGACATGAACATTAACACAATTGAACTTGCATATGCCTATTTGGATCCCATCTGAAAAGTTTTTCAATCCCAATTTACAACAAATTGAAAGCCGTCGGAACCCCAGTATATGGAGCATGTCCTTGAATTCCCTAACTGAACCAAGAACATAACACGACATTTAACAGTCGTAACTTCTATTATGAAGTGCAGTAATTTATCATGGGAAACCTCATACAAACGTCAACAGAACATTCCAAATCCAACTTATGTGTTTGAGGTCATTTTCAAGGTCGAAACTTTTACATATGACATCAGCAGAATGGTTTATTTGTGATAGGTGGGTAGGATTTGCGTGCATTTTTTACCTGGCAGTGACAAGGAAACACCAGGTTTTTGCACCTAGACAACACCAGTAAGCTTAAAACTAACTTATGTATGAACTTGTGCTCATGAATCTTGCACTAGCTTGTTCACATTTTGATTGACTCCTAGCTCGACCACACAGTGACTTCTGCTCGAAAAGAATATTCAATTATAATTTGTAGAGTGCGTTCTTCTATTAGACTAATGTTATTGTGCACATTCCTTGTATTGAATAACCATCTCCATAAATTCAGCCTCAGCATCGCTCCCACGTCCCCAAATTCGGCAGCTGGGACAGGGGCAAGGACGAAGTTCGATACACGGCCTACTTTGATAATGCACGCCAAGAGAAAGCCGGAGTCAGGATAAATCCTAATGACCCTGAGGAGAATCCAGAGGCCTTCATGCCTGGACCCATCTGTGACAtggaaaagattttcaattcaGTCCAAGCCATTTCATCCACGAAAAGACAAGGCAGCCAGGTAAGCGCGCCAGTGCTCATAGAAGAAGCCTTTCCGATCAACCAAAAGCAGGTTACACTACTGGCTCGTCTTCATCAATGCAAAGAGGTAGGAGGTACCGAAGAGAAAGGGATGCAACCAATCCATGTGATCATCCTGTAAGTTACTTCATGATTCAGAAGCTATCTCTACAGCAAATAACAAAGTATTCTTTTGGCATATTGATAAGCGTCTGCCTTAGAAAGAAATCAGAACGTGGAGGGAATTGAATCTGTAGGGAATGCAAGGTTCTAAGTTTATGATCTCTAACACGGTTTAATAGTTAACACTGTGAAAGGTCTTGATGATGAAATCTACATTCTTCCAGTGAAATCATCAAGAATATGAAAGAGGAAAGTTCAAAGGGCTGATTAACTTCAATCTACGCAAGGAAATTCCTAATAAGCCAATTCTTTTAAACTGTAAATTGCGTTGCCTTGCTGGAGTTCTTCTATTGATCACTCTCCAACTTGATTGTACATTGCCTTCTATTTTTAAGAACGGTCCAGACCATCATTTCTATAGGCGAAAGGGGCAAAAAAATGGAGATTTGTTAATGTCTCGGTGCAAACAGGAAGAAGCTCCATCACTTATAAGTGCGTTGATTGACATCTCCTCCTAAATTCAGTGCATCATCAGAAGAAAACTGATACTGGTTTTCAGAACAGCATTATTTCCTTAACATCCAGGACCCAGATATGAATTGAGGGATCAATTATATGTTGCACAGATAACATCACGTTCTCGTGAAGTGATGTCCTGGTTTTGTCCTTGCATGATTTGCGGTTTCACCATATCTAGAAAAGATCACTTAAAATAGATGCATATGTTAGATTTGTTTCTTGCATATGCATATGCTTTGTTTCTCAATTTGTGCTCTCAAGTTTCCTGCAATCAAccttagaattgaattggccaCAGAAACACTTGCGTGCTCCAAAACATGGAAACTTGGCCAATGTTAGAATTCCACGGGCAGCATGTTCTGGGAGCGCACGCCGAGACAAAACCAGCAAAAAGATGATTCCAAACGACCCTGAGGAGAATCCAGGTGCCTTTTCACCTAGGACAGGAGGGACTTGTAGTTTCTTCTGTTTGAATTCAGCCAAATCAAGTTCGTCCCAGAAACAACATGGGGCTCGCAGTGCCGGTTCTCACAGGAGGAGCTTTTCCAATGAACTAAAGAGAAAGAGCTTCAGCGCAAAAAAAGGCTTCTCGCCATCAGTGCAAAGAAGCTCAGGACCCTCAGGACAGAGGAACAGAGGTCGACCAGCAGATAATTCTGTAAGTACTGCCCCGTTTGTGTTGCATCAGCCCCACTTTTTGGAGAAAACATTTCCAAGATTGATTATAACATGACATAGATCTCTCACTTCAATTCTTCTCCTTTCTGCATTTGCCTTCCAT
Protein-coding regions in this window:
- the LOC104445657 gene encoding LOW QUALITY PROTEIN: uncharacterized protein LOC104445657 (The sequence of the model RefSeq protein was modified relative to this genomic sequence to represent the inferred CDS: deleted 1 base in 1 codon), with protein sequence MEDEARAFVLRRKPISSYLSSPVLPSEPVELNSFTSCFKWVCVDQSSLWLTGLSWSVFFLFAVAVPLASHFLLQCSSCDANLQRPYHIPVQISLSVFAAISFVCLSRWSRKYGIRKFLFLDKLCDSSDNVRRGYSQQLQRSVKLWTWFVLPCFAVETAYKLWWFIDGSTNIPYYGNLYVSDTILCALELLSWLYRTSMFILVCVLYRPICYLHILRLEDFAHVFEKETEVVSILKEHLRFRRTLRIISHRFRSFLLLCLILVTASQFTFVLLLTRSGANANIFKAGELSLCSVSLLTGLFICLRSATKVSHKAQSITGLAAKWHICATINSFDDNDGETPRIEVASTHVFPADAEWESEEEEEGDGDDDLNNAKIMPIYAHTISFHKRQALVTYLEHNKAGITVYGFMLDRTYLHTIFGIEFALFLWLLNKTIGIS
- the LOC104445656 gene encoding uncharacterized protein LOC104445656: MSPQHRSHVPKFGSWDRGKDEVRYTAYFDNARQEKAGVRINPNDPEENPEAFMPGPICDMEKIFNSVQAISSTKRQGSQVSAPVLIEEAFPINQKQVTLLARLHQCKEVGGTEEKGMQPIHVIIL
- the LOC120293088 gene encoding RPM1-interacting protein 4-like isoform X1, which produces MIPNDPEENPGAFSPRTGGTCSFFCLNSAKSSSSQKQHGARSAGSHRRSFSNELKRKSFSAKKGFSPSVQRSSGPSGQRNRGRPADNSWQHLGATHVPVFGDWDETDPNSGEGYTERFNSIKEEKENASSNFQTVLSIPTNYSDSPTKEGVPSYLFKVAYLELVL
- the LOC120293088 gene encoding RPM1-interacting protein 4-like isoform X2 encodes the protein MIPNDPEENPGAFSPRTGGTCSFFCLNSAKSSSSQKQHGARSAGSHRRSFSNELKRKSFSAKKGFSPSVQRSSGPSGQRNRGRPADNSHLGATHVPVFGDWDETDPNSGEGYTERFNSIKEEKENASSNFQTVLSIPTNYSDSPTKEGVPSYLFKVAYLELVL